The segment CTCCACAACTCGTACATAAATTTATCTTCCGACCTCTATATTTAGCCTTAACCGTTAACCTTCCACACTTAATGCAACTATTTGCATTCCTTATTTCCCTTATAAGCTTGTGTTGTTCTTCAGTAATCTTAAATATGCAGTACATTTTCTTAAAATCGTCACAGACTTCTTTACAGTCTGATCTATAGCACATTTAACTCACCTCACTATAATCTCTTTGCTATCTCATATATAACATTCACCGTCACACTGTTTCCTGCTTGTTTGTACAGTTGTGAATCTGAATTCACCTCTCTAGCTTTATCGAATGCCCAGTCTGGAAATCCTTGAAGTCTAAAACATTCTCTAGGTGTTAATCTTCTTATCTGTCTTTTTTTCCAATCTATCTATAATTTTTATTTTTGGTTGTCTATTGCCACCTTGCATAGTATCTAATGTTGGTGCCAAACCTTTGATACTGTAATATCTTCTAACTTGTTCGCTACCTTTTATATCAAGTAACCCTAGACACATTATTTGTTTAGGTTGTTTATAATCTGTCGCAGACAATGCTCCTACATGACCATTTACATCGTGTACCCAATGTCTGCTATTAGTACCTTTAGCTTCTTGATTTACTGTTGTTCCGATAATGTTGATATTAGTCTTTTGTGATATTCTTCTGATAGGAAATATTTTTCTTCTACTTGTTCCTCTAAGATGTCCGATAATGAACACCCTTTCTCTGTTTTGTGGGACTCCAAAATTCTTGCTGTTAAGCAATTGCCATTCGACATCATACCCCAGTTCCCAAAAAGTGTTGAGGATTGTTCCAAAAGTCCTTCCTCCATCGTGATTAATGAGTCCTTTGACATTCTCAAGGAAAACAAGTTTGGGCTTTCTCTCTCGAATAATTCTCGCGATCTCAAAGAATAAAGTTCCTCTTGTATCTTCAAACCCTCCCCTTTTTCCAGCAACCGAAAAAGCTTGGCAAGGAAATCCTCCACAGATACAGTCGAAGCTTGGCAAATCTCTAGGGTCAACTGTTCGTATATCATCTGAAAACCACTCTCCTTCTGTTTCATGTATTGCTTTATAACTTTTCTGTGCAAACTTATCTATTTCACACCAACCTACACACTCATGTCCTGCTTTTTCCATTCCTAGTCTAAATCCACCTATTCCTGCGAATAAATCTATAAATTTAAGTTTCATTAACTCACCTCACTAAGCTCAACCTCAACCCTAGGATTCTCACTATAAAACTTCTGTACATTAAGCTCTACAACTTGCTTATCATCATCAAACGCTATTGAATTTAAACTATCTAGAACTATCTTTGCTATGTTATCCGTATCCGGTTTTTTGGTCGGTCTTATATTTTTATTTATCATTTCTATTCTTTTTTTCTTACTTGTGCTCTTAGGTATAGTAAAGTATGCCTTTATTTCTGCTCTAATTTGCCCTGTAAGCCTTTTATCTCTATGTTTAATGCAATAACATTGTCTAACCCAATTTTCGTATTCTGTGGTCTTTTTAGGAGTATATGCGATTCCTGTTTTAGTAGTTCTATGTCTAGCCTTAGACTTTGGCTCCCCTGGTATTTCAAAATTAATCAAAACTATCGCTCCTTTTTATCTTTAAGCTATATTCAATTCTTCAGCTAACTTATTTCTAATATCTTTTATTTTTCTTGATATGGAATTTTGTGATATCCCTATTACTTTTCCTATCTCAGTTTGGTTTTTACCGGATAAATACATCTTCAAAATACGTCTTTCTTCATCGGAAAGCGAAGCATCTATTACAATTTTTGTATCAACACTATCATAGTTAAATATTTCATCCTCTAAGCATTCAAGGAACGTTGTAGGTGAATCATCTGTCATTTTTACATCAAGAGACTTTATGTTATATCCTAGTCTTAATTTTTTAATTTCTTCCTCATGTTTCTTTGACTTTATTCTTGGGCTATCTCTTCTAGGGAGTCTTATAATATTGTTTCTCTCTATATAATTTATGCACTCATATCTAATCGCCGGATGTGCATATGTACTAAATTTATATCCAAACTCTTCTTTGTATCCATATACAGCCTTGCATAATCCCAAGAAAGCTACTTGCTGTAAATCTTCAAATTCTACTTTATTAGCTATATTCTCACTTTTCATAAGTTTAGAAACTATACCTGTAGCCAGTCTAATATTATCCTCAACTATCTGCCTTTGTTCATCCGTTAATTTCATCTTCTCACTCCTTATTTAGATATTTATATAATTATTTAAATAACTCAAACACTCATG is part of the Gottschalkia purinilytica genome and harbors:
- a CDS encoding DNA cytosine methyltransferase; amino-acid sequence: MKLKFIDLFAGIGGFRLGMEKAGHECVGWCEIDKFAQKSYKAIHETEGEWFSDDIRTVDPRDLPSFDCICGGFPCQAFSVAGKRGGFEDTRGTLFFEIARIIRERKPKLVFLENVKGLINHDGGRTFGTILNTFWELGYDVEWQLLNSKNFGVPQNRERVFIIGHLRGTSRRKIFPIRRISQKTNINIIGTTVNQEAKGTNSRHWVHDVNGHVGALSATDYKQPKQIMCLGLLDIKGSEQVRRYYSIKGLAPTLDTMQGGNRQPKIKIIDRLEKKTDKKINT
- a CDS encoding RusA family crossover junction endodeoxyribonuclease codes for the protein MINFEIPGEPKSKARHRTTKTGIAYTPKKTTEYENWVRQCYCIKHRDKRLTGQIRAEIKAYFTIPKSTSKKKRIEMINKNIRPTKKPDTDNIAKIVLDSLNSIAFDDDKQVVELNVQKFYSENPRVEVELSEVS
- a CDS encoding DNA cytosine methyltransferase, encoding MDWKKRQIRRLTPRECFRLQGFPDWAFDKAREVNSDSQLYKQAGNSVTVNVIYEIAKRL
- a CDS encoding sigma-70 family RNA polymerase sigma factor, producing the protein MKLTDEQRQIVEDNIRLATGIVSKLMKSENIANKVEFEDLQQVAFLGLCKAVYGYKEEFGYKFSTYAHPAIRYECINYIERNNIIRLPRRDSPRIKSKKHEEEIKKLRLGYNIKSLDVKMTDDSPTTFLECLEDEIFNYDSVDTKIVIDASLSDEERRILKMYLSGKNQTEIGKVIGISQNSISRKIKDIRNKLAEELNIA